In the genome of Silurus meridionalis isolate SWU-2019-XX chromosome 17, ASM1480568v1, whole genome shotgun sequence, the window TGCTCCCTGCAGATATTTTCCGGCCTGAAACTCGATTACATGTTTGAAATGTCCAACATGAGAAGAATGTTTGGgaatgggaggtggtagctcagtggttaaggcattagactttggatcggaaggtcacaagtttaaatcccactaccaccaagctgccactgctgggcccttgagcagggcccttaaggccccctgctcagttgtaagtcgctctggataagggcgtctgcaaaatgccataaatgtttcaGGCCTTGAATGAGAAAACGTTCTCCAGTTCATTTCCAAATAAATACCGAAATAAAATTGCACTCAAGTTTTCGATCTACTGTACTTCTTACTACAGTGGCTCAGGCTCAGGGTCTGGCCATCAAACCATGGCTGATATACACTGGTGAATGTTGTGTTTAATTGGATTAGTAACTAAGAAACGATTGTGTGAATTCTTTTTCCTTGCTGCTGTATTTCAGAGAAGACGCATAAGGAGATCATGGCTAAAGGCTCGAGCGGGATGGAGGTTATACTTTCATCCCTAGAGGTAAGCacttagaaagaaagaaagaaagaaagaaagaaagaaagaaagaaagaaagaaagaaagaaagaaagaaaaataaatgaaaaacccATACACAGAATTGCAGCACATACaaaaatcccacaatgcactgcaatAGGTCTTGTCCAAATAGTGAATAccaattcaataataataataactgggacagtagtaatagtaataataataataataataatagtaataataattgtagTAGTAATTGTTATActtagtaataattataataataataataataataacagtaattttatttagttttttttatttaattgaatttagtttattattattggtagtaTTAATTTTGGTTAGTAGAAATTCTAGTACTGTAActaatactattaataataacagcaacaataataataatacaatattactattagtgttataaataataatagtattattatattattattattattattattattattattattgttgttgttgttgtcattaTTGCAGTTAATATTGTTGTTAACAATAACTTTGTATGTTTGTACCCCACAGAATACACATGATTTGCAGACAACTTTGAACATCTTGGCCATTTTGAATGAGCTGCTGACTGTGGGTGAGTTTCATCCTGAATTTCTGAATGTTGCGAatttgtgtgtaatttgtgtaaaaaacaacaaataaatgtacacaatgTAAATATAGGTCATGTGTCGTCTTCTCGGTTTTCATTGGCGTCATGTtgcttttagtttttaaatgaaactgcACCGTTTTGCAGCTCAGGTTTACTCGttaatatttctttaataaaatgctgCTTTTGTACGCTGTAATGGTTCAGCATAAGTATTACACAATATGACTGGATGTTCTCAAAGCACATTTAAATCTTATGTTCAGCTATTCAccaacttttgtttatatagtgtatatttaatattatgtgGTCGACTTTTCATTTTGGTTACACACGTGGAAAAAACGTTTCCTTCTAACGACCAATAAAGACAAAAGTGTCTTAGTGTTGAAATGAAATGACGCACGAAACAACATGAACGTATCAGCACTTTTACCACGCCGCGTGTTTTGTTGGTGTAGGTGGCGGCCGCAGGATCGGCGTGTTCGTGTCTAAAGGAGGAACCGCCATCCTCCTGCAGATACTGATAAGCTCTTGCAGAGAAACATCCCCCAGTGAAGAGCTCATGCAGCAGGTCCACTCCCTACTGGCCAAAGTAGGACCTAAAGGTAAGACCTGTGAGACCTGTTTATGCAGAAGCAGTACGAAGGGCCAGATCCTTAGTGAGACTTTGCATCATGGCTGACTGTCATCTAATAAAGGAGTGGAAagcagattttttaaaatgaagtgcAGAGAAACGAAACTAAACAGAAAGCAATAAGATAAAAAGACCCataatgtggaacatgattaaaaaaagatgaacatGGGACGACAAACGAAAGATGAAgagtgtagtgaacagtaaaGCTATGTACATACATTGCTATATGTTGTTCAGAACCTctgaaatattataattttgtagTTTTGCACAGCATTACTATGACAATAAagtcttctttctctctctcactccctctttTTTCTGCAGACAGGAAGTTTGGAATTAAAGCGCGTCTGAACGGGGCTCTGAACGTCACCATAAATCTGCTGAAGCAAAACCTGCAGAATTACAAGCTGCTGCTGCCGTGCTTGCAGGTGCTCCGTGTCTACGCCGGCAACTGTAAGTGAAAAATCCATGACAGGCCTCCACAATGCAGCCTTATGCAAATAGTCGGTCATTTCACCAAACCTGCGGATGCTGGAGTGTGTTATTCACCTCAGCCATTTGTATTAATTGCGTTAAACGTTTATTAAAGTGATAACGCATATTTGATctatttatagttttaaaaCGTCAGCCAAAACAACTCGGATACATATCGGAAGGGATAAGACACgactaggtgtgtgtgtgtgttacacgaTTTGAATGCACGACGTGGAGGAGCAGAACCGCCTGAGGCGTAGTGTAACGAAATCTGAGTGCATTAACATTGCCGCTGCCAATGTTTGTGGGTACTTTTTGTGCAACTGTGAGTGCAATGATGTGTGAACACAGTAAGAAATAAAGAACGGAATTGAACTGTCACAACAATGTAATGTGCAGAAATGTGGTCTCTGATAAAGTCATCAGAAACAAATGCTGTGAATTTTAAATATGGTGTTTAGAAATGTCATATCCCTAATACAACCCTGATTTCTGTGTAATACATATACTGTAGATTTTGTGATCTAGTTATTTCCGTCTCATTTCGTACTGAGATTACTGGGGGGGTGTCCCTGACTAAGGATTTACATACTTTAATCAGAGTCGTCgatccaaaaaaataaagcgACCAAAACTGCCTGTTAAGTGACAAAACTGGCGATGCCATTGAACATTTCAAAGCCAAGATGTACAAAACAACACCCACAGATAtcaaagaaatgtatataataaaacatttttgatcaataaacctaaaaaaataaccaataaatagcagaaaggccacactgcagacaggatttgcatttcacGCGAAGTCAAATCGAATTAGATCGGCTGTATTGCCTGCTCGGGCGCGCTTTAAGTACGGCGCAACATTGATGCActggaaaaaaacaatccaaaattAATTCACAGAATTAAATTAGAACAGGAACATACCTGTATAGAATATCCAATGCATTGttcaatatttaaatccctgccAATATGCTCCAGTGTCCATCACAGATCATGGATAGTGCCATTTTAATCTATCACGGGGGGATTGGATTTATTCAagcacattaaaaatatttattaaaaccctatatttttacacatatttacaacattattataatatgctGTATATGAACTTATTAAGAGAAAACTGGTAGTTTAATCTGCGAAGATTCAGAGATtgcatatgaataaataaatgaaaatacataaatatgcgATATGAACCATTCGTTCAGACGTGCTCTTGTTACTGCCAGCAGCAGTGAACGCCGTGTCTCTGGGAAAGAACGGCGTCGTGGAGATGATGTTCAAAGTGATCGGACCCTACAGCAAGAAGAACACCACTCTGCTGAAGTATGTACCACTCGGGGTTTCTTCATGTTGAAGTCTACAATAAACAGGCCGTCTTCTATTGCTAAATAAACCACAGCAAGAGCACTAGTGATTGCATAACGCATGCTGAATATGatgtttgtctctctgtttttttcttaaaccaCAGAGTAGCCCTTGATACTTTGGCAGCTTTGCTGAAATCCAGTAAGgcttcattcattttcaatgaATCATAAATACTGTAGTGTTTCATTAAGGCATAAGTTGatgtattttgaatattttcctGCTGTACTTTCGTTCAACTTTACAACTAGAAACTGTTTATTTCAggtgatgtgtgtttattatatagttACGTAATTAATGGAACTAACCACACCAGAGCTTTCTGTTTATCAGAGATGAACGCGCGGCGGGCGGTAGACAGGGGACACTTGCCAGCTCTGCTCGCCATCTACCAGGACTGGCACCGGAACGACACGCGCCACAGACACGTGCTCATTCGCAAGAGTATCCTGGGCTGCATCAAAAACATCACCAACATCAAGCTGGGGAGGAAGGCCTTCATCGACGCGGACGGCATGAGGATTCTCTACAACACTTCCACTGTAAGAAAATCTTGGGTTTTGGGTAAATCGAttataaatgtggaatagaaagacaacaacaaacaacattgCATGCTGTAATacaatttacatataaataaattctatgAGCTCTTTTTAATTCTGTTGTGTAATGTTTTGCAATGATCTTGTCTCTGTTGATCAGGAATGTTTGCCTGTTAGGACTTTGGATCCTCTGGTCAACATTTCCAGCCTGATCATGAGAAAGTGCTTTCCGAAGAACCGCTTGCCTCTGCCCACTATTAAGAGCGTCTTTCATTACCCACTACCGCACGTTCCAGCTAGCGGCCCCGTAGCTCAGCTCTACAACCAGCCCCCGGGGGGTAAAGGGCCTAATATACACTTTCGGCAAATGCATATAGGAAAATAATATTACCAAAAAATCTAATGATAATAGAGTTGATGTATCTACATAGAGAATCCAGTATTGCTTCAGTCTTCCGTTGAATGTGAGCACATGACAGACGGATGTCTTGTCTGTTGCAGTGGACGACGTTGTAGATGAGAGCGATGATAATGAGGACACAGAGATCGACACAGAGAATGAGGAAGATGAGAAGGACCACAAGTCACAGGTCACTTTTTCACTTTTACCACAGGAATCCAATGTTCTTGTTTAACCTCAGTGACCTTATACCCTTAATATTGCTAATGGTCACACAATGTTCTATGCTAGGTGAGCATTTGCCTTTAGAAGTTACTTAAAGcagttttttgtgtgatttCATTGCAGCATGATGACGTCGAGACTGACATTAACAAACTGCGACCAAGACACATCCCCATACGCCCATTTGATGAACTTAGACCTTTTGAGCGTTTCTTTCCAGAATTTTCGGAGGATTTTCAGGTAGGACTTTGCCTGTACATTCACCCCTCTTTAAGTGCCAATATTTCTGGAGCTTAATCATACAGAAATACAtaaaatctttttgtttatatttatacaaaatacaaaaaactcaATTGAGGTGAACAAACGGAGTCAACTACTTGACTGTCAGTCACATAGCTATTAATTTCATAAAGTACTAGCATTTTATCTTCAGGAAAGGCACAGGGGTTTGGGGTGTAGTTTAATAAGGAACACTGTACTTGTTTGGATTTCGAGTTTTTACACCAAATTGCTCACTAAACCGTAAAGTCGTTACGAATGAACTTGTGtgatacatttaaaagcatttaacaccttgtcgattttttttttcaattctgaCTCATCGGGAAACTCCACCCGGTATGATGAGAACTGCAGCTCTAACTGCATTACAGCCAACTGATCGATATCATAAGCACTTCTTTATTGAATTGCTCTTCTTCAAAAGTGTTAACACTCCTCAGCGCGATTAAAAAAGCAACCTTCACCAGGACGTGTCGCTGCTTGCCGTTCATTTTGGATGCCCTCTCTTTCAGGACTATGAATTTGAGACCAACAAATCAACATCCCCTCCTGCTCCGGAAGCtccaaaacaccaaaaacactcCATAGTCATCCCTACAGCTCAGACCAAACCCAAAAACAAGCCCTTGCACCAGAACGAGGGGGGAAAACCAGTGGGACTGGACAACATCTCGGTCTCCAAAGCTCCAGAGCTGGTACACGGTCTCAGTCGGCTGCTGCTCGATACCGCCGATCCGGTGAATGGGGGAAACTGTGTGGAGGCGGGGCTTCAGGAAGAGGGAGGGGAGCAGGCGGAGCTTGAGGTGCCCGATACTGCTGCTCTTTTGCCTTTGCATGACCCTGATCTGTACTTGGAGATGGTGAAAGGAACGTTCTCGGTGCCTGGGTACACTGAGGTGGCGTACCCAGATTATTTTGGTCACGTGGCACCCAGCTTTCGTGAGCACATTCTCGAGAGGGTTTATGGTGTACAGAGGTGAGGACCTCATGTACTTTTTGCCCGAATTGCTGATTTCTCAAATACACATTGCCCATTATCATAGCTTATATATCATATGTAAAGTTGCCTGCTTTGACAGTTCCACAGAaaaacttttaatttatttctataaacatGCAAATTAGACATGCCCTGAACTCTACATGCCCACCCCTTTTCCAGGGTTATAATATGTTTATGGAAGCACCATTTCATTACTGATTACTGTAATAACCTCCCTGCCAACATGCACTATGGCATTTTCCTCTTACTACCAATGCAACCTGTGCAGtaacaattttatatttaaatatttttcttcacatttagGCTTATTCATAAAATAGTATTATTGTAAGTACATTTTctaattgattttttatttattttttacttccaCCAGGGCAAAAATTTTCCAGGATATTGAGAGGCTCATTCACCCAAGTGATATCATGGATAAAGTCGTGTACGATCTTGACCTGCAGAGGTCAGTCACACTttatcagaaaatgtttaataattctctaaaaatggaaaaagcagTCGATTTGTGtaactctttctcttttttatttagctgtCCGTTAATTGATGACGGCGAGTCTCTGAAGTTCAACTCGCAGTTTGAATCGGGGAACATGCGCAAAGCAATTCAAGTCAGAAAGTAAGCGAAATACTCTAAGAGCAAATGCATAGTTTTTCCATCGTGCTGTTTGGTTCTTGAAATAAATCGCAGTCTCTTAATTTAAAGAACCACCTGCTTGGGAACCACCAATGCACAGGATGTTATTAAGCTTTGACAACATTTTTCCATGTCACGTTAGATTCGAGTATGACTTGGTGCTAAACTCGGACATCAACAGTAACCACTATCACCAGTGGTTTTACTTTGAGGTGAGCGGCATGCGAGTTGGGGTACCGTATCGCTTCAACATCATCAACTGTGAAAAATCCAACAGCCAGTTTAACTACGGTGAGCTACAGCcagagatttgtttttttttgttgttgtttttttaatttgtaaaaaatttatTGTGACCTCAAATCATTGCCTTGTATAGGCTGATTGTGCAGCAGTACTCTATCCATGGCATAGTGTTAATATGATTATAAGATCTGTGTTGTTGCTGCAGGCATGCAGGCGCTCATGTACTCGGTACAGGAAGCGATCGGGGGCAACCCTCGATGGGTTCGTACCGGATCGGACATCTGCTACTACAAGTAAGTCCTGCTTCATTCCAAACACACCTTTAgactgaactgtttttttttttttactcagttgtCATTAGATGTCTGGAGAATGGACTGAACACTTTGCAGAGAAAGTTGTATAATTTATGTTATGATTTCTACATTTGAAACTGTAAGTAATGATACATTTTTCTACCACAGCTCTGATTAATCCTCATATCTGTATGGTAATGGTGTGTATTCTAAGCAGATGATTATTAAGCATTGATCAAATGAGTTTGTAATAGGTAGCACATTTTCCACTATGGGAAAGTTTTCCAGGACGTGCATCTGGTGCTTTCCTGGTTCCTTGGTATGAATAATACCTCAAATAATTGGCGTgatgtaagaggaataaaacactgcttGGGGCTGACAAATTCATGTTGGACTGCATCACAGCGCCTTGTTGTGAATTTCCTTTTCCTTTACTATAACGGCACTCCCGTATAGAGTGAATTTCACATTTCTCCAAGTAAACATTAAGCGATGTCTTACTCTAAATCACTGTGTGCAAATGTTATGATTTATAAGAAACCTGGAACCAGAGATGGCTGCCAAATTTCTTCAACTAAGTACTAAGTTATgtgtctgaatacttatttCTACAGACATTATTTTGCcagcatatttgtttttttacaaaaaagattGACCAGCGCGTCTTAAAACCCCATTCTGCTACTGATGCAGTAGAACTACCATATGTtctgttgctgtgctcagtcttgtcatggtgtatgacctgtgacGTTCAAACTGTCTTTAAGAACCTTACCTCAGTAGCAGAGCTGCTACAAGTTAAACCCCTTTTTTTCCCTGACATGTTATCAATGCCAAAGTGTTAATACACAATGTAACAAAGCTTTGTGTATTTGATGAAACACCATAATATTATAATCTATTTCCTGTCTAAACAGGAACCATTTCTCACGGAGCTCCATTGCAACAGGAGGTCAGAAGGGCAAATcctactacaccatcacctttacTGTGACCTTTCAACACAAGGACGATGTCTGTTACTTTGCCTATCATTACCCATACACCTACTCGACCCTGAAGGTATTGGCACAACCTGTTGTTCTTCAGTCTATTTCTATACACGGTGTGGCTGAGACTGAGTCATTTGATATGATGTGCTCTGTCGGATGTGTGTCAGATGCATCTCCAGAAGCTGCGAACACTGTGCACTTCGCACATCTACTACAGACAGCAGCAGCTTTGCAAGACGCTCGGTGGAAACGACTGCCCTCTGCTGACCATCACGGCCATGCCGGAGTCTTCCAGCAATGACCACGTTTGCCAATTTAGTACGTTCTTGTGGGggttaaaaaattttttatgcGGCTAATGTATGCTTCCTACACTTAATTGTAATTCCAACCCTAACCTTTGGAAACAATGGAGGcatgttgacttttttttattatttttttgttttttgttttttgtgtaaacTGGTGAAATGTTTCGACCAGGTCAAAACCATCAGATATTCCTTTTGGGGCATGGGACAACCCAAAATATTAAAACTCCCCATCCAAACACATACACTGCAGCCATTTCTAGAGTCTTTGCACAAAAATCCAATATACAGCTACAGGagttaaaacattataaaaatgttgcaCAAGCTGCTGCGAAGTAAGTAATATCGTGCTCCCTGCAATCAAAACCTAAACTCAATGGCTGTGGTTCTTACAGAGAACCGGCCGCTCGTGTTCCTCTCGGCACGCGTTCACCCCAGCGAGACCAACGCCAGCTGGGTGATGAAGGGCACGCTGGAGTTCCTGATGAGCTCCAGCCCTCTGGCGCAGAGTCTTCGGGAGAGCTACATATTCAAAATCATCCCTATGCTCAACCCAGATGGCGTCATCAATGGCAGGTATGTAGgcgtgcacacactcacacacaccgacTGAACCTCAGGctttctcaccctacatcagtacctgactttacttaagACCTTGTGATTGAATAAGCACAAAGCTTCACAAGGACACCCAAGAATCTAATGGGACATCCTCCCAGAAAGATTTGGAGGTTATTTTAAGAGGAAATAgggacgttcaaaaagcacatacaagtCTTATGCTgtggtgtccaaaaacttttgttcatatattgtACATTACCAGTACACTGGCAAATTACTGTGGGCTTAAGATGATAAAACACAAGGTCAACTGAGGTTGGCTCATATTTGCCAATAATCGATTAATCCACCGTTATGTTTTTTGtccagtattcattttaaaaactaatactccatgtaaaatagtaatgaactttattacaaaaaaaaacccaccaccactaaataatgaaaatgtgctaaatatgaatatattaattaataaacataattatataattaatacataacaaatattaatataacatatatattaatataaaatataatatagcactcTCAGTGCAGCTCGCAGTCTCGCGTGTAAAACAAACGGCACGTGGCGTCAGTAATTTACTGACCGATTTCGGGATGACAGtggaccggaagccggaaaaactatctgtataaTATGCACGTACTCCTACAAAGATTTTTACTAGTAAAACCTTTTGTACACTGATATTCTCGTACTTCAAGGCACTCGTACaccggggttccactgtatatcgATTAGAAGTAGATCACTTCTATGTTAAttctatctgtctctgtgtgtagtCACAGATGTTCTCTGAGCGGTGAGGATCTGAACAGGCAGTGGCAGAGCCCCAGTCCGGAGCTTCACCCCACCATCTACCACACCAAGAGTCTGCTGCAGTACCTCAGCGCTATCGGGAGAGCACCACTGgtaaattgatttcttttttctctacCCTAGTGTGTTATATTCACTGGGATGCACTTGTCTCAATGCAGTGTGTATGTAGAGTATGTGCTCTATGTCTGGTGgccacacgtgtgtgtgtgtgtgtgtgtgtgtgtgtgtgtgtgtgtgtgtgtatacagtatatctctCCACTTGTGCACCAATTTCCATGCACTTGTTTCAGTTGCAGTTTTTTATGCTGGTCTGAGTCATTGTCCGTGTCGTGAAAGTtacacattttgtgtgtgtgtgtgtgtgtgtgtgtgtgtgtgtgtgtgtgtgtgtgtgtgtgtgtaggttttctGTGACTACCACGGCCACTCAAGGAAGAAGAACGTGTTTATGTACGGCTGCAGTGTCAAGGAGACGGTGTGGCAGACCAACGTCAGTGCCAGTTCCTGTGACCTGCAGGAAGATTTGGGATacagggtaacacacacacacacacacacacacacacacacacacacacacaataatagcCATGCAAAAAGATATCCTGTCACCCACTGCCATTTTTTGAATGCTGTTGATCACAGCACAGCTTATCACACTCGGATGAAAGTGCTATCTGCCCTGAGCGTTAGCTCACGTCCAATTTGGCTCTTTTTAGCTTCTGGTATTAGATGGCTTGCAATCTTTTGAATATAGAATGTAGTGAAGTGAAGCATAGTCAGGAGCTTATATTTTTTGTACACgtatatttacacatatatcTCACATACTGCAGAATTAGCCTACAGTATAAACACTGCATAAACATTAATGGCCGAATTTTGCAGTCCTGCCATTTTAT includes:
- the agtpbp1 gene encoding cytosolic carboxypeptidase 1 isoform X1, encoding MNKPKMATEKGIPSSSRVLMLLGQLERFNGETLHPDSEAIRQVTGKILHLIQTQEKTHKEIMAKGSSGMEVILSSLENTHDLQTTLNILAILNELLTVGGGRRIGVFVSKGGTAILLQILISSCRETSPSEELMQQVHSLLAKVGPKDRKFGIKARLNGALNVTINLLKQNLQNYKLLLPCLQVLRVYAGNSVNAVSLGKNGVVEMMFKVIGPYSKKNTTLLKVALDTLAALLKSKMNARRAVDRGHLPALLAIYQDWHRNDTRHRHVLIRKSILGCIKNITNIKLGRKAFIDADGMRILYNTSTECLPVRTLDPLVNISSLIMRKCFPKNRLPLPTIKSVFHYPLPHVPASGPVAQLYNQPPGVDDVVDESDDNEDTEIDTENEEDEKDHKSQHDDVETDINKLRPRHIPIRPFDELRPFERFFPEFSEDFQDYEFETNKSTSPPAPEAPKHQKHSIVIPTAQTKPKNKPLHQNEGGKPVGLDNISVSKAPELVHGLSRLLLDTADPVNGGNCVEAGLQEEGGEQAELEVPDTAALLPLHDPDLYLEMVKGTFSVPGYTEVAYPDYFGHVAPSFREHILERVYGVQRAKIFQDIERLIHPSDIMDKVVYDLDLQSCPLIDDGESLKFNSQFESGNMRKAIQVRKFEYDLVLNSDINSNHYHQWFYFEVSGMRVGVPYRFNIINCEKSNSQFNYGMQALMYSVQEAIGGNPRWVRTGSDICYYKNHFSRSSIATGGQKGKSYYTITFTVTFQHKDDVCYFAYHYPYTYSTLKMHLQKLRTLCTSHIYYRQQQLCKTLGGNDCPLLTITAMPESSSNDHVCQFKNRPLVFLSARVHPSETNASWVMKGTLEFLMSSSPLAQSLRESYIFKIIPMLNPDGVINGSHRCSLSGEDLNRQWQSPSPELHPTIYHTKSLLQYLSAIGRAPLVFCDYHGHSRKKNVFMYGCSVKETVWQTNVSASSCDLQEDLGYRTLPKLLSQLAPAFSLSSCSFVVERSKESTARVVVWREIGVQRSYTMESTLCGCDQGKYKGLQIGTRELEEMGAQFCVALLRLRRHTSPLELRNHNTHLLDVESELIDTSCNVTCPTTYVMEEDEPAFLEDVDYSAESDNDNDPELEPAHLDLNSDPELNHQESLT
- the agtpbp1 gene encoding cytosolic carboxypeptidase 1 isoform X2; protein product: MDYSSQRWKDRHIQPLCSPEKTHKEIMAKGSSGMEVILSSLENTHDLQTTLNILAILNELLTVGGGRRIGVFVSKGGTAILLQILISSCRETSPSEELMQQVHSLLAKVGPKDRKFGIKARLNGALNVTINLLKQNLQNYKLLLPCLQVLRVYAGNSVNAVSLGKNGVVEMMFKVIGPYSKKNTTLLKVALDTLAALLKSKMNARRAVDRGHLPALLAIYQDWHRNDTRHRHVLIRKSILGCIKNITNIKLGRKAFIDADGMRILYNTSTECLPVRTLDPLVNISSLIMRKCFPKNRLPLPTIKSVFHYPLPHVPASGPVAQLYNQPPGVDDVVDESDDNEDTEIDTENEEDEKDHKSQHDDVETDINKLRPRHIPIRPFDELRPFERFFPEFSEDFQDYEFETNKSTSPPAPEAPKHQKHSIVIPTAQTKPKNKPLHQNEGGKPVGLDNISVSKAPELVHGLSRLLLDTADPVNGGNCVEAGLQEEGGEQAELEVPDTAALLPLHDPDLYLEMVKGTFSVPGYTEVAYPDYFGHVAPSFREHILERVYGVQRAKIFQDIERLIHPSDIMDKVVYDLDLQSCPLIDDGESLKFNSQFESGNMRKAIQVRKFEYDLVLNSDINSNHYHQWFYFEVSGMRVGVPYRFNIINCEKSNSQFNYGMQALMYSVQEAIGGNPRWVRTGSDICYYKNHFSRSSIATGGQKGKSYYTITFTVTFQHKDDVCYFAYHYPYTYSTLKMHLQKLRTLCTSHIYYRQQQLCKTLGGNDCPLLTITAMPESSSNDHVCQFKNRPLVFLSARVHPSETNASWVMKGTLEFLMSSSPLAQSLRESYIFKIIPMLNPDGVINGSHRCSLSGEDLNRQWQSPSPELHPTIYHTKSLLQYLSAIGRAPLVFCDYHGHSRKKNVFMYGCSVKETVWQTNVSASSCDLQEDLGYRTLPKLLSQLAPAFSLSSCSFVVERSKESTARVVVWREIGVQRSYTMESTLCGCDQGKYKGLQIGTRELEEMGAQFCVALLRLRRHTSPLELRNHNTHLLDVESELIDTSCNVTCPTTYVMEEDEPAFLEDVDYSAESDNDNDPELEPAHLDLNSDPELNHQESLT